Part of the Flavobacterium okayamense genome, ATTAATGGATTTGATTTACTTGATGGATTAAAAAACAAACCTCAAATTATTTTTATCACTTCTAAAGCTGATTATGCTGTAAAAGCTTTTGATTATGAAGCAACTGACTTTCTACAGAAACCTATATCAAAAGAACGTTTCCTGAAAGCTGTTAAAAAAGCAACAGAATTACATCAACTTAAGCATGAAAGTCATGAAGATTTAGGTGAAGCTATTATTATTAAGAGTAATCTTAAGAAATTAAAAATTTATACCTCTAAAATTAAATGGGTAGAAGCCTTTGGTGATTATATCAAAATTATAACTGATGAAGAAAGTCACTTAGTTCTGTCTACAATGAAATCTTTTGAAAACGAACTTCCTGAAGGCAAGTTTGTACGTGTTCATAAATCCTACATTGTTAATGTAGAACGTGTAGATAAATTTAATAGCAAGTTTGCTGAAATAGGGCAAACTAAAATTCCAATTAGTAGAAATAAGAAAGATGTAATTTCTGAAGCAATTGAAAATCTTTAATAATAATCTACGTTAGTTGTAATCTTAACACTTTTATAAAAAGCAATAGACTCAAAACTATTCAATATTTTTTGGATAGTTTTTTTTGTATTTCCTAAATGTGCTTCATTTGGTATTTTAATCAATATAGTTCTTATATACTCATTTCGAACTCGACTAATTGGTGGTTCTTCAGGGCCCAAAATTGGCATATCCAAATTTTGTTTCAAAACATTATATAACCACATTGAAGATTCTTTTAGCTTATCAAAATCTCTATTTTTTAACGTGAACTTTATTAGTCTATAAAAAGGTGGATAATTAAAATTGCGTCTTTCATAAATTTGCTCTTTAAACATCGACATATAATCGTTATTTAGAACTTGTTGAATTGTATTATGATAAGGATTATACGTTTGAATAAGAACTTTCCCTTTTTTTTCGGACCTTCCTGCTCTACCAGAAACTTGTGTTAACATTTGAAAAGCTCTTTCATAAGCTCTAAAATGAGGCTGGTTTAACATGTTATCTGCATTTAAAACACCAACTAAAGTAACATTATCAAAATGAAGTCCTTTAGCTAACATTTGAGTTCCAATTAAAACGTCGTATTCTTGATTTTTAAAAGCGTCAATAATTTTCTCATATCCAAATTTTCCACGAGTAGTATCTTGATCCATTCTACCAATCTTTTTATTAGGAAACAAAATTTTTAACTCTTCTTCTATTTGTTCCGTTCCAAAACCTTTCGTTGTTAAATCAACTGAATTACAGGCATGACAATGAGAAGGATTAGCAATTGTATGTCCGCAATAATGACATTTTAATTGGTTTTTGTATTTATAATACGTTAAACTAACATCACAATTTGGACAATGTGGAACATGTCCACAAGTTAGACATTCTAGATATGGAGAAAACCCTCTTCTATTTTGAAACAAAATTACTTGTTCACTTTTCCCCAAAACCTCAGTAATATTTTCAAGCAAAACATCAGAAAAATGTCCGTTCATTCGTTTACGAAAATATTTATCTTTCAAATCAATTAACTCAATTTCTGGTAATACTACATTTCCAAAGCGTTCCGACAAAGTAGTTAACCCATATTTTGAAACCGAAACATTATAATAACTTTCTAGACTTGGAGTAGCACTTCCTAAAAGCACTTTAGCTTGATGCTGTTTTGCTAAAACAATAGCTGCATCGCGCGCATGATAGCGAGGAGCTGGATCTTGTTGTTTAAAAGTTTGCTCGTGTTCTTCATCAATTACAATTAAACCCAAATTTGAAAAAGGCAAAAACAAAGCACTTCGTACACCAATTACAATTTTTGCTTTTTCTAAAGATTCTAAAACTTGATTCCAAACCTCAACACGCTCATTATTAGTATATTTTGAATGAAAAACCGCTACTTGATTTCCAAAATATGCAGTTAAACGCTGAACTAATTGAGTTGTTAAAGCTATTTCTGGCAAAAGAAATAACACTTGTTTATCATGCTCAATGTACTTTTCTATTAGTTTTATGTAAACTTCTGTTTTCCCAGAAGCAGTTACACCGTGTAAAAGATTAACATCGTGATTTTCAAAATTACTTTCTATAGATTGAAGAGCATTATTTTGAGCTAAACTCAAATTAATTTTTAAATCTTCCTCTTCTTCAAAAACAACTCTGTCTTGATTTAAATGATATTCTATAAAAATATCCTTATCTATTAATGATTTTAAAACCGATGCTGTTGTGTTACTAAACTCTAATAATTCTTTAACCGAAATTGGTTTTTTCTCACGAGCGTTAAGTTGGAAATAACTCAACACTAACTCACGTTGTTTTTTGGCACGCGATAGAATTTCAAGTAGTTCTGTAAGTTGTTCTTGATTAGAATAAGCTTCATGAAGTTTTACATAACGAATTAGTTTTGGCTTATAAACTTCCTTTATTTCTTCCTGCAAAACCAAAACACCTTTTTGAAGCATTTTATTCAAAATAGGAAGCACAGTTTTTTTTCCTAAAATTTTACTAACTTCTTGAATTGATATTGAAGATTGATTTTCTAGCGCTTCCAGAATTAAAAACTCATCATCTTGCAGTTCGCTTTTATCAATGTTTTCATCATTTGACGAAGAAACTATTGTTTCACTTTCAAGAATAAAACCTGTTGGCATTGCCGCACGAAAAACCTCTCCAAGGGAACACATATAATAGTTAGCAATCCACTTCCAGTGTTCAATTTGAATAGCATTTACAACAGGCTTTTCATCTAAAATTTGATGAATTTCCTTTGGTTGATATAATTGTGGAAGATTGTGATGTTTAGAAATTACTAATGCTGTATAAATTTTAGTTTTACCAAACGGAACTGCCACTCGCATTCCTTCTTGAATGTAGTGAAACTCGGTTTGTGAAACTTGATAAGTAAAGGTTTTACCTACTGCTAATGGTAAGACAACTTCAATAAAATACAGCATAAAGCAAATATACTTTAAAAAAGAGAAAAGTTTAAGGAATTAAAAAAAGAAATGCGCCCATTTCTGGACGCATTTTGATATTATTTGTATTAAAATTATTTTCCTAACATACCAGCTTTTAAGTCTTTATCAGCAGGTTTGTTTGATAACCAAATTCCAAATAAAGCTTTTTTGAAATCAGCCCCATCAATAGTACCTTTAGCTACTCCATTTTTAGAAACCATAACTCCTTTACCTGGAACATTTGCAATTAAAAACTCATCTCCTTTTTTAATTTCATCTTTAAAAAATGATTTAAACTTATCAATTTTAGCTTTTAATGGCGCTGTTTTTCCACCCGTTGCATTCTCAAAACCTTCGTTAACTGCATTTATCATTTTTTCAGATGTAATCATACCTGAAACAATATTTAATTTAATTGCTTGGGCATCATTACTACTCATAATTTCAGCTGCATTACTTGATTTTTTTGGCAAATACAATGATCCAACGTAAAGATCAATCCACATTTTCTCTCTTAAACCAGCTCCATTTAGCATTAGATCATGTCCTTCAACTACTAAATTGTTGCTTACTTTAACACCTGAAACTTCTTTTTGTGCATTTACTGAAAAAACTGTACTTACTACTAGTAAAACAGCCATTAAAAATTGCTTTCTCATAATTTTAAGATTAATTTTTGTTAAATATATAAATTTTTTCTTTTTAATTTACTGAGTGTTGCATTTAATTCGAAACCTAAAAGCAAAACCACACAGTTTATCCATATGTAGAACATTAATACAAGAAGTGTACCAATTGAACCATAAAGCTCATTATATCTTGCAAATTTTTCTACATAAACTCCAAAAACATAAGAAGAAATTACGAACAAAATAGTCGTAAATACTGCACCATAACTAATAAAAGTAATTTTTGAAGTTTCCTTAGTTCCAAACTTATAAAGTATTGAAGTTGTAATTAA contains:
- a CDS encoding LytR/AlgR family response regulator transcription factor, with the translated sequence MKLNSIVVDDSAIQRMTITKLVNETANLNLVGDFANALEAKNCINHQEVDLIFLDIEMPLINGFDLLDGLKNKPQIIFITSKADYAVKAFDYEATDFLQKPISKERFLKAVKKATELHQLKHESHEDLGEAIIIKSNLKKLKIYTSKIKWVEAFGDYIKIITDEESHLVLSTMKSFENELPEGKFVRVHKSYIVNVERVDKFNSKFAEIGQTKIPISRNKKDVISEAIENL
- the priA gene encoding replication restart helicase PriA; its protein translation is MLYFIEVVLPLAVGKTFTYQVSQTEFHYIQEGMRVAVPFGKTKIYTALVISKHHNLPQLYQPKEIHQILDEKPVVNAIQIEHWKWIANYYMCSLGEVFRAAMPTGFILESETIVSSSNDENIDKSELQDDEFLILEALENQSSISIQEVSKILGKKTVLPILNKMLQKGVLVLQEEIKEVYKPKLIRYVKLHEAYSNQEQLTELLEILSRAKKQRELVLSYFQLNAREKKPISVKELLEFSNTTASVLKSLIDKDIFIEYHLNQDRVVFEEEEDLKINLSLAQNNALQSIESNFENHDVNLLHGVTASGKTEVYIKLIEKYIEHDKQVLFLLPEIALTTQLVQRLTAYFGNQVAVFHSKYTNNERVEVWNQVLESLEKAKIVIGVRSALFLPFSNLGLIVIDEEHEQTFKQQDPAPRYHARDAAIVLAKQHQAKVLLGSATPSLESYYNVSVSKYGLTTLSERFGNVVLPEIELIDLKDKYFRKRMNGHFSDVLLENITEVLGKSEQVILFQNRRGFSPYLECLTCGHVPHCPNCDVSLTYYKYKNQLKCHYCGHTIANPSHCHACNSVDLTTKGFGTEQIEEELKILFPNKKIGRMDQDTTRGKFGYEKIIDAFKNQEYDVLIGTQMLAKGLHFDNVTLVGVLNADNMLNQPHFRAYERAFQMLTQVSGRAGRSEKKGKVLIQTYNPYHNTIQQVLNNDYMSMFKEQIYERRNFNYPPFYRLIKFTLKNRDFDKLKESSMWLYNVLKQNLDMPILGPEEPPISRVRNEYIRTILIKIPNEAHLGNTKKTIQKILNSFESIAFYKSVKITTNVDYY
- a CDS encoding chalcone isomerase family protein; protein product: MRKQFLMAVLLVVSTVFSVNAQKEVSGVKVSNNLVVEGHDLMLNGAGLREKMWIDLYVGSLYLPKKSSNAAEIMSSNDAQAIKLNIVSGMITSEKMINAVNEGFENATGGKTAPLKAKIDKFKSFFKDEIKKGDEFLIANVPGKGVMVSKNGVAKGTIDGADFKKALFGIWLSNKPADKDLKAGMLGK